One stretch of Prunus persica cultivar Lovell chromosome G1, Prunus_persica_NCBIv2, whole genome shotgun sequence DNA includes these proteins:
- the LOC18790748 gene encoding protein NRT1/ PTR FAMILY 2.13, which yields MATYGLQTNFMVYLVREYHMDQVSAANILNIWTGVYCLLTVVGASVADIYLGKFLTIALASLASLLGMVTITMSAFVPQLRPPPCILDGQKHLVQCVSNTKTQLGFLLAGLSLLAIGTGGIAPCSIPFSVDQFDSTTVEGRKSVQSFLNWYYASSTVIMLINQTLVVYIQDSVSWALGFGIPTLLMSSVIPLFLAGSKIYHHVKPEGTTFISFAQVLVAAYTKRHLKLHNDERVCGVFLDVSSDGNVVLSKHSLTTKFSSLKKAALVVDDDLKDDGSCANPWRLCSIQQVEEVICFMKILPIWASGCICFMTSSQEGTFVVSQALKMDRHIGPNFEMPAGSIKVMSLITLCLCIPLYNRVLQPALRKITKHENGITTLQRIGLGYLLSILFAVVAGLVEQQRRASALSQASADGVAPMSVFWLFPQLMLLGMVELFGFVGHIELYNKEFPEKMRSIGNSLIYLCIAGATYLSTLMVSIVYSVTGKHGEPNWLDNDINAGRLDYFFILIAALGVLNFAYFWSCARGYTYTSSVKAVESKETDILV from the exons ATGGCAACATATGGGTTGCAAACAAATTTTATGGTGTATTTGGTGAGGGAGTATCACATGGATCAGGTTTCTGCTGCCAATATTCTCAACATTTGGACAGGCGTCTACTGTTTATTGACAGTCGTTGGTGCCTCAGTTGCTGATATCTATCTTGGCAAATTTCTCACCATTGCTCTGGCTTCCCTTGCAAGTCTTCTG GGGATGGTAACAATAACTATGTCAGCCTTTGTGCCACAATTAAGACCGCCACCTTGCATCCTTGATGGTCAAAAACATCTTGTACAATGTGTCTCCAACACAAAAACCCAACTAGGTTTCTTGCTTGCTGGGCTATCTTTGCTAGCCATAGGCACAGGTGGAATAGCGCCCTGCAGCATTCCCTTTAGCGTTGACCAATTTGACTCAACCACtgtggaaggaagaaaatcaGTCCAAAGCTTTTTGAATTGGTACTATGCTTCATCCACAGTGATAATGTTGATCAACCAAACCCTAGTGGTCTACATTCAAGACTCTGTTAGCTGGGCCTTGGGTTTTGGGATCCCCACCCTCCTCATGTCATCTGTAATTCCCCTGTTTTTGGCTGGCTCCAAAATTTACCACCATGTGAAGCCAGAAGGAACAACATTTATCAGCTTTGCACAAGTTCTTGTTGCTGCCTACACGAAGCGCCATCTTAAGCTTCACAACGACGAAAGGGTATGTGGGGTTTTCTTGGATGTTTCATCGGATGGAAATGTGGTGCTCTCCAAGCACTCTCTCACTACAAAATTCAG CTCCTTGAAGAAAGCAGCTTTAGTAGTGGACGATGACCTAAAAGATGATGGGTCTTGTGCAAATCCATGGAGGCTGTGCAGCATCCAACAGGTTGAAGAAGTTATATGCTTCATGAAAATCCTCCCAATATGGGCTTCTGGTTGCATCTGCTTCATGACCTCTTCACAAGAAGGAACATTTGTAGTGTCACAAGCCCTCAAAATGGACAGGCACATTGGACCCAATTTTGAAATGCCTGCTGGGTCAATCAAAGTCATGTCATTGATCACATTATGCCTGTGCATCCCATTGTACAACCGTGTCCTTCAACCAGCCCTCAGAAAGAtcaccaagcatgaaaacggCATCACAACTCTCCAAAGAATAGGACTTGGGTATTTGCTCTCGATTCTGTTCGCGGTGGTCGCTGGACTTGTTGAGCAACAGAGAAGAGCTTCTGCGTTGTCACAAGCTTCAGCAGATGGCGTTGCTCCCATGTCAGTGTTTTGGCTATTTCCACAGCTAATGTTGCTTGGCATGGTTGAGTTGTTTGGCTTTGTTGGGCACATTGAATTGTACAACAAGGAGTTTCCTGAGAAGATGAGGAGCATTGGGAATTCTCTGATCTATCTTTGCATTGCTGGGGCTACTTATTTGAGCACCTTGATGGTGAGCATTGTGTACAGTGTTACAGGGAAGCATGGGGAGCCCAACTGGTTGGACAATGATATCAATGCCGGCAGACTGGACTATTTCTTCATCCTTATAGCTGCGCTTGGGGTGCTGAATTTTGCGTATTTTTGGTCCTGTGCACGTGGATATACTTACACTTCCAGTGTAAAAGCAGTGGAGAGTAAAGAGACCGACATTTTGGTTTAA
- the LOC18793758 gene encoding protein NRT1/ PTR FAMILY 2.13, whose product MPSHESPSSEPLLQQKDASTVQRRKPGWKAVRYILGNESIEKMATYGLTTNFMVYLVREYHMDQVSAANILNIWTCGYCLLTVVGASVADIYLGKFLTIALASLASLLGMVTITLTALVPQLRPPPCVPDGQKHLVQCVSNTKTQLGFLFAGLSWLAIGTGGIRPCSIPFGIDQFDSTTVEGRKNVSSFLNWYYASSTVVLLINQTLVIYIQDSISWAWGFGIPTLLMSSSIPLFLAGSKIYHHVKPKRSTFSSFTQVLVAAYKKRHLKLHNDERVCGVFLYVSSDGNLVLSKHSLTTKFSFLKKAALVVDNDLKDDGSCSNPWRLCSMQQVEEVICFMKILPIWASGGICVMAYAQEGTFVVSQALKMDRHIGPNFEMPAGSVKMMSLITLCICLPFYDRVLQPALRKITKHENGITPLQRIGIGYLFSILFMVVAGLVERQRRASALSQASEDGVAPISVFWLFPQLMLLGMVELFGIVGHIELYNKEFPEKMRSIGNSLIYLCTAGATYLSAVVASIVYSVTGKHGEPNWLDNDINAGRLDYFYFLIAALGVLNFVYFWSCARGYTYTSSARAVESIEADILV is encoded by the exons ATGCCTTCCCATGAGTCTCCATCCTCCGAGCCATTGTTGCAACAAAAGGATGCAAGCACAGTCCAAAGAAGAAAGCCTGGATGGAAGGCCGTACGTTACATCTTAG gTAATGAATCAATAGAGAAGATGGCAACATATGGGTTGACAACAAATTTTATGGTGTATTTGGTGAGGGAGTATCACATGGATCAGGTTTCTGCTGCCAATATTCTCAACATTTGGACATGCGGCTACTGTTTATTGACAGTCGTTGGTGCCTCAGTTGCTGATATCTATCTTGGCAAATTTCTCACCATTGCTCTAGCTTCCCTTGCAAGTCTTCTG GGGATGGTAACAATAACTCTGACAGCCCTTGTGCCACAATTAAGACCTCCACCTTGCGTCCCTGATGGGCAAAAACATCTTGTGCAATGTGTCTCCAACACAAAAACCCAACTGGGTTTCTTGTTTGCCGGGCTTTCTTGGCTAGCCATAGGCACAGGTGGAATTAGGCCCTGCAGCATTCCCTTTGGCATTGACCAGTTTGACTCAACCACtgtggaaggaagaaaaaatgtCAGTAGCTTTTTGAATTGGTACTATGCTTCGTCCACAGTGGTATTGTTGATCAACCAAACTCTAGTGATCTACATTCAAGACTCTATTAGCTGGGCCTGGGGATTTGGGATCCCCACCCTCCTCATGTCATCTTCAATTCCCTTGTTTTTGGCTGGCTCCAAAATTTACCACCATGTGAAGCCAAAAAGATCCACATTTAGCAGCTTTACACAAGTTCTTGTTGCTGCCTACAAGAAGCGCCATCTTAAGCTTCACAACGACGAAAGGGTTTGCGGGGTTTTCTTGTATGTTTCGTCGGATGGAAATTTGGTGCTCTCCAAGCATTCTCTCACTACAAAATTCAG CTTCTTGAAGAAAGCAGCTTTAGTGGTGGACAATGACCTAAAAGATGATGGGTCTTGTTCAAATCCATGGAGGCTGTGCAGCATGCAACAGGTTGAAGAGGTGATATGCTTCATGAAAATCCTCCCAATATGGGCTTCTGGTGGAATCTGCGTGATGGCCTATGCGCAAGAAGGAACATTTGTAGTGTCACAAGCCCTCAAAATGGACAGGCACATTGGACCCAATTTCGAAATGCCTGCTGGCTCAGTCAAAATGATGTCATTGATCACATTATGCATATGCCTCCCATTCTACGACCGTGTCCTCCAACCAGCCCTCAGAAAGATCACCAAACACGAAAACGGCATCACACCTCTCCAAAGAATAGGAATTGGGTATTTGTTCTCGATTCTGTTCATGGTGGTGGCGGGACTCGTTGAGAGGCAAAGGAGAGCTTCTGCTTTGTCACAAGCTTCAGAAGATGGCGTTGCGCCCATATCAGTTTTCTGGCTATTTCCACAGCTTATGCTCCTTGGCATGGTTGAGTTGTTTGGCATTGTCGGGCACATTGAATTGTACAACAAGGAGTTTCCTGAGAAGATGAGGAGCATAGGGAATTCTCTGATCTATCTTTGCACGGCTGGGGCTACTTATTTGAGCGCTGTGGTGGCGAGCATTGTGTACAGTGTTACAGGGAAGCATGGGGAGCCTAACTGGCTAGACAATGATATCAATGCCGGCAGACTGGACTATTTCTACTTCCTAATAGCTGCACTTGGGGTGTTgaattttgtgtatttttggTCATGTGCCCGTGGATATACTTACACTTCCAGCGCAAGAGCAGTTGAGAGTATAGAGGCCGACATTTTGGTTTAG